Within Deltaproteobacteria bacterium, the genomic segment TCCGAACGCGTTTACGACGGCCAGGACTCCGACAATCGTACCGTTGTCTAATTTGTAACTGGCAGTACCTATTCCGCCTTTGGTCGCGTGATTTAACCCCAGTAGCTTTCCGATAGTAGCCCCCGTTCCGGCTCCGACGCTGCCTTCTTTCACACCGTCCGCGGCAGCGTTCACGCATGCCTCGTAGCCCATCTCGGCATCGGGCCTTATCTTTCCGTCTCCGATTCCGAGGTCGAATATCACTGCTGTCGGGACCGACGGCACGACCATTCCGTATCCCACACCGAGACCTGTGCCCGATTCTTCGAGGTATCTCATTACCCCGCTTGAAGCGTCAAGGCCGTAAGCACTCCCTCCCGTAAGCAGGATTGCGTGAATTTTGCCGAATGTATTATGTGAGAGCAGAGAGTCGATCTGTCTCGTGCTCGTTCCTCCTCCCCTCAAATCTATTGCGCCCGTCACCGGTTTCTCGAACAGGATAACCGTGCATCCCGTGACGGCCTCAAAATCAGAAGCGTGTCCTACCCTGATACCTTCAATATCCGTAATCGAACTCATTACAGTTATTCTAAAATCAAATTCGATAATTCCAAATTTAAGCGCTTCGCGGGGTGCTTTAATCAACTTGACAGGAAACTATAATCAGCTAAAATCTACCTCGTTTTGAGGTTATAAGGGTCGAGCTTTTACAGTTAGGATAACCCTGCATAGTTTCATTAAAATATCCAATATTCACCCCATAATATGAGGAACATAGCAAATATTATCAGAGTAACGAATAAGCGGTTCCGTGTGATTATTTAGGCCGCGGTATTCAAGGTGAAAAGGTCCGGCTTATAGATATGTCCAAAGTGAAAATTATATTAAGTATTCTGATGCCCCTTCTGTTTTTTTCCATCAACTCCGCCCACGCCATAACGGACTCGAGGGATATAAAGGAAATAGGGATTGATGAAAAACTCGGGGACATTCTCCCGGATAATATAATTCTCAGTGATGAGAATAATTCGAAGGCGGAATTCGGTCAATTGTTAGCGAAAGACAAACCTACGGTTTTAAGTCTTGTTTACTATAGCTGTCCCAGACTCTGCAATTTTGCTTCAGACGGGCTTCTCCAGGTTATTAACGAAATGAACTCGCTCTCTCTGGGAGAGGATTTTAAAGTCCTGACAGTGAGTTTCGATCCTGAGGACAGCACCGACATAGCTAAATCCAAAGCTGTAAAATACCGGTCAAGCACGCAACGCGGGGAAGCATCGGAGGAAAACTGGGAATTCCTCACAGGGGATGCGGAAAATATAAAAAAACTTACCGAATCCGTCGGATTCAGATATAAGAAGGACGGAGAGGAATTCGCCCACGCTTCCGCGCTAATAATTCTCACACCCGAGGGGAAGATTTCCAGATACCTCCACGGCATTCAGCATGAGCCCAGTGATTTCAGACTTTCACTGATCGAGGCATCCGAAGGGCGGGTAGGCTCTTCCAGGGTAATTAACAAGGTTCTGCTTTTTTGCTACGGGTTTGATCCGATCGGAAAAAGATACGCGCTTAAAGCGTTAAATATAGTTAAAGCTGCGGGGGTAGTTACGTTATTCACTCTGTGCGGAGTGCTTGCCTATTTTTGGAGAAAGGAGAGGAAGTAACCTGAATAGGAGAATGGAGGTTTAAAACAGACACATGACTTGGATTCCCGAGGTAGCATCAAATCTGGCCACCAAAGTAGACGGGGTACTGTGGGTTATCACCCTTATGTCTCTGGTTTTCTTTGTGCTGATAACCGTGCTTTTGGTTTATTTCGCGATTAAATACAGACGGAGAAGAGAAGACGAGGAGACGCCTTATATTACCGGAAACGAGCCTCTGGAAATAATATGGACGGTTATTCCCTCGATCCTGCTGATACTCCTGTTTATATACGGCTTTGTCGTTTTCAAGGATATGAAAACACCTCCGGAAGATGCTCTCGAAGTGTCGGTTCTCGGAAAACAGTGGCTCTGGACTTTTGAATACTATAACGGCAAGAAAACGCTTAACGAGCTTTACGTGCAGCAAAACAGGCCTGTGAGGATGGTCATGAGGGCTGATGACGTTCTGCACAGCTTCTTCGTGCCCGCTTTCCGCGTGAAGCAGGACTTGGTTCCGGGAAGATACACCCAGTTATGGTTTACTCCTACTAAAATCGGCACTTTTGATATATTTTGCGCGGAGTACTGCGGTACCGGACACTCCGCTATGCTCGGGAAGGTAATAGTTCTCAGCCCCGAGGCCTACGGCATTTGGGAAAAGGGAATAGAGGTTGACGACGGAGGGGCAGTCGCTGGTCTGCCGCCCGCCGAGCTCGGAGAAAAAATTTATAAGGAGAAGGGATGCAACGCCTGTCACAGCATTGACGGGACCACCCTTGTCGGGCCTACGTTTAAGGGGATTTGGGGCAGGGAGGAAGAGATGCAGGACGGCTCTACGGTAACGGTTGACGAGAACTACATAAGAGAGTCGATTCTGGAGCCTCAAACGCAGGTTGTTAAGGGGTATCAGCCTGTTATGCCCTCTTTCAAGGGGATTTTAAGCGATGATGACATTACCGCGCTAATTGCGTACATGAAGACATTGAATTAAAGTTTTTATTTTCCAAGGAGGCGTATTTTCATGGCAAATCATTCGATTGCCCACAATGTATATGTTCCGTATTTAGAGAAGAAGGGAATATTATCCTGGCTCCTCAGCACTGACCATAAACGAATAGGGATTATGTACCTTGTATCCATCTCGTTTTTCTTTCTGGTTGCCGGTGTGATTGCGCTCCTGATGAGATTGGAACTGCTGACTCCGGCCGCGGATTTCGTACAGCCTCATACCTACAACGTGCTTTTCACCCTTCACGGCTCGCTTATGGTCTTCTTCTTCGTTGTGCCCGGGCTCGCGGCGAGCTTCGGGAACTTCCTGATACCTCTCATGATCGGGGCGCCGGACGTCGCGTTCCCCAAGCTGAACCTGGGCAGTTACTGGATATACCTGCTCGGCACGCTGATAGTGCTTCTGGCGCTTATGAAACCGGCTGATACGGGCTGGACATATTACACCCCCTACAGCGCTACGACCGATACGGATGTTGTATTAATAACTTTGGGTGTTTTCGTGCTCGGATTCTCTTCGATACTCACCGGGCTGAATTTTATTGTGACTATTCACAAGATGAGGGCCCCGGGCATGACCTGGCACCGGCTGCCGCTTTTCATATGGGCCTCGTACGCAACGGCTGTGCTTCAGCTCCTGGCGACCCCGGTTGTCGGTATTACGCTCCTTTTGCTGATAGCGGAAAGGACCTTGGGGGTAGGATTCTTTGACCCCGCCAAGGGCGGCGATCCCATTCTGTTCCAAAACTTCTTCTGGTTCTACTCTCACCCGGCGGTGTATATAATGATAATTCCCGCTATGGGCGTCATTTCGGAGATAATTCCCGTTTTCGCCAGAAAGCCGATTTTCGGCTACAAGGCCATTGCGTATTCGAGTCTCGGTATCGCGTTTATCAGCTTCCTCGTTTGGGCGCACCACATGTTCACAAGCGGTATTTCCTCTCTCGCGGCGACGATCTTTTCATTCCTTACATTCCTGGTTGCGATACCTACGGCGATAAAGGTGTTTAACTGGACCGCGACTCTGTACAAGGGCTCAATCCATTTACATTCGTCCATGCTCTATGCACTGGGTTTTATTTTCCTTTTCACCATAGGGGGCCTGACCGGACTGTTCCTCGGCGCGCTCGCTGCCGATATCCACCTTCACGACACATACTTTGTCGTTGCGCATATGCACTATGTCATGATAGGCGGAACGGTGATGGGATTTTTCGGCGCGCTTCATTTCTGGTATCCGAAATGGTTCGGGAAAATGTTCAATGAAATGGTGGCTAAAATCGCGTGGTTTCTCGTATTCGTCGGGTTCAACGTTACGTTCTTCCCTCAGTTCTTCCTCGGAGTTCAGGGAATGCCAAGGAGGTACGCGACCTATCCGGCGGAGTTCGAGTCCCTGATGTCGCTGTCAACCTACGGCTCCTGGATTTTGGGCCTGGGAGTGCTTATTATGACAGTCAATCTGATCGCGGGTCTCTTTAACGGAGAGAAGGCCCCGCAGAACCCCTATAATTCGCTCTCTCTCGAGTGGCAGGTGCCTTCGCCGCCGCCCCATGAAAACTTTGATGAAATACCCCATGTAACCGACTGGACTTACGGTTACGGAAAAAAGAAGGAACCGGAGGCTTAAAAAATGGAACGCCCCAGCGTTGAACATTCACACGTACATCATATGGACCCGGCAGTAGAGTACAGCTCTTCCAAGTTCGGCATGTGGCTCTTCCTGGGGACGGAAATATTGCTCTTCGGCGGACTATTCGCCGCTTACGCCATATTCCGCGCGAAGTATCCGGAGATGTTTTTCGAGCAGCACAAGGAGCTCAACAGGGAAATGGGAGCCGTCAATACCTGCATACTTATTTTCAGCAGTTTGACGATGGCTATGGGCGTGACAGCTATAAAACGGGGCAAGCAAAAGTTGACTGCCATTCTGCTGCTTGTCACGATTATTTGCGGGCTCGGGTTCGGCGTTGTGAAATATTTTGAGTACGGAGCCAAGTTTGCCCACCACATTTACCCTGACACGAGTATATTTTTCTCTCTGTACTTTATGATGACCGGCCTTCACATGCTGCACGTTTTTATAGGGCTGGTGATTCTTGCGGTAATGCTTGTGCTTACGCTGAAGGGGAAGTTCACATCGAAGTACAATACCCCGATAGAGGTCGGGGGGCTTTACTGGCACCTGGTGGATTTAATCTGGATATATCTTTTCCCGTTATTATATTTAATCGGCTGACCGGAGGTTAATAAAAAAATGGCGACAGATACTCATACTGAAGAACATATAACAGGCAACAGGACATACATTATCGTATGGATAGTTCTCATGATCCTTACGGCGATTACCGTCTATGTGTCGTACATACACTTCGGGATCTTCAATATCGTGGTTGCCATGGGGGTTGCGTCTATAAAGGCTTCCATAGTGGCTCTTTATTTCATGCATTTAAAATTCGAAGATTCCATTACATGGGTATTTGCGCTCTTTCCTCTGAGCCTGCTCGGTCTTTTAATAGGAATGACAATTCTCGATACGTTTACCAGGGTTGTGGTCCCGTAGTCTATAAGAAATAATCAATGATCGGTAAAATCTCTCTCATTCTCCTGTTTCTGCTTTTAGTATGGGGAAATCTGGTTG encodes:
- a CDS encoding P1 family peptidase; its protein translation is MSSITDIEGIRVGHASDFEAVTGCTVILFEKPVTGAIDLRGGGTSTRQIDSLLSHNTFGKIHAILLTGGSAYGLDASSGVMRYLEESGTGLGVGYGMVVPSVPTAVIFDLGIGDGKIRPDAEMGYEACVNAAADGVKEGSVGAGTGATIGKLLGLNHATKGGIGTASYKLDNGTIVGVLAVVNAFGDIVSPESGKIIAGVRESPDSGKFAGTVNLFKNGVKFRPEESQNTTLAVVATNAKFSKSELYRIASIAQTGLARVISPVHTVADGDVVIAASCGGMEEEANLVGIIASELAEKAILRAVERSTSLGGIPGLSDLE
- a CDS encoding SCO family protein; translated protein: MSKVKIILSILMPLLFFSINSAHAITDSRDIKEIGIDEKLGDILPDNIILSDENNSKAEFGQLLAKDKPTVLSLVYYSCPRLCNFASDGLLQVINEMNSLSLGEDFKVLTVSFDPEDSTDIAKSKAVKYRSSTQRGEASEENWEFLTGDAENIKKLTESVGFRYKKDGEEFAHASALIILTPEGKISRYLHGIQHEPSDFRLSLIEASEGRVGSSRVINKVLLFCYGFDPIGKRYALKALNIVKAAGVVTLFTLCGVLAYFWRKERK
- the coxB gene encoding cytochrome c oxidase subunit II, giving the protein MTWIPEVASNLATKVDGVLWVITLMSLVFFVLITVLLVYFAIKYRRRREDEETPYITGNEPLEIIWTVIPSILLILLFIYGFVVFKDMKTPPEDALEVSVLGKQWLWTFEYYNGKKTLNELYVQQNRPVRMVMRADDVLHSFFVPAFRVKQDLVPGRYTQLWFTPTKIGTFDIFCAEYCGTGHSAMLGKVIVLSPEAYGIWEKGIEVDDGGAVAGLPPAELGEKIYKEKGCNACHSIDGTTLVGPTFKGIWGREEEMQDGSTVTVDENYIRESILEPQTQVVKGYQPVMPSFKGILSDDDITALIAYMKTLN
- the ctaD gene encoding cytochrome c oxidase subunit I; the encoded protein is MANHSIAHNVYVPYLEKKGILSWLLSTDHKRIGIMYLVSISFFFLVAGVIALLMRLELLTPAADFVQPHTYNVLFTLHGSLMVFFFVVPGLAASFGNFLIPLMIGAPDVAFPKLNLGSYWIYLLGTLIVLLALMKPADTGWTYYTPYSATTDTDVVLITLGVFVLGFSSILTGLNFIVTIHKMRAPGMTWHRLPLFIWASYATAVLQLLATPVVGITLLLLIAERTLGVGFFDPAKGGDPILFQNFFWFYSHPAVYIMIIPAMGVISEIIPVFARKPIFGYKAIAYSSLGIAFISFLVWAHHMFTSGISSLAATIFSFLTFLVAIPTAIKVFNWTATLYKGSIHLHSSMLYALGFIFLFTIGGLTGLFLGALAADIHLHDTYFVVAHMHYVMIGGTVMGFFGALHFWYPKWFGKMFNEMVAKIAWFLVFVGFNVTFFPQFFLGVQGMPRRYATYPAEFESLMSLSTYGSWILGLGVLIMTVNLIAGLFNGEKAPQNPYNSLSLEWQVPSPPPHENFDEIPHVTDWTYGYGKKKEPEA
- a CDS encoding cytochrome c oxidase subunit 3 family protein, yielding MERPSVEHSHVHHMDPAVEYSSSKFGMWLFLGTEILLFGGLFAAYAIFRAKYPEMFFEQHKELNREMGAVNTCILIFSSLTMAMGVTAIKRGKQKLTAILLLVTIICGLGFGVVKYFEYGAKFAHHIYPDTSIFFSLYFMMTGLHMLHVFIGLVILAVMLVLTLKGKFTSKYNTPIEVGGLYWHLVDLIWIYLFPLLYLIG
- a CDS encoding cytochrome C oxidase subunit IV family protein, which encodes MATDTHTEEHITGNRTYIIVWIVLMILTAITVYVSYIHFGIFNIVVAMGVASIKASIVALYFMHLKFEDSITWVFALFPLSLLGLLIGMTILDTFTRVVVP